The following proteins are encoded in a genomic region of Drosophila willistoni isolate 14030-0811.24 chromosome 3R, UCI_dwil_1.1, whole genome shotgun sequence:
- the LOC6651679 gene encoding LOW QUALITY PROTEIN: membrane alanyl aminopeptidase (The sequence of the model RefSeq protein was modified relative to this genomic sequence to represent the inferred CDS: inserted 2 bases in 1 codon) has translation MKRFRFHFWFNASFILLCVSVSSSLDYRLERDVVPLFYNLTIRLLADEAKPNTFNGDVSITLQAVKTDKEIKEITLHSDGLEIEECLFYNESGVLISTIDANQLTLDRTTQKLSVLLEEPLSLNENYTIRFKYSGEIGSGVEGLFATTYIEEGSGITKSVYLTHMQAINARLVFPCFDEPAFKAKFQLHIERPSGYXISNTKQISSSLESNKRYLDHFEVTPVMSTYLLTFIVSEYTARGNESDYAVVSRPEFYDNTEFSYNVGERVLPVYEGLFQQTYKELGNELLQHATTPSFRHNTMENWGLIIYKDAVLVQKPGYTDGWSDKEFTIRNIVHETSHMWFGDSVTLSWWSHVWLNEGFARYYEFFVAHELYPEYQLDQQFVVRKLQHIFPSDAVNSTQPLTSPEESIQTSSDIYFKFANIPFAKGGSIVRMWRNAMGHDNFDAAIRDYLKQHHLGNTEPQDLFYHLKQYWPVKSELVNLDQFLYDFTEQVGFPMIVVNASFENKQIRVEQNRFLLSPDFQNLTPIGYFSKVVDVYDIWFDEAIDWIVFNLKQSNYYRVFYDAPLLNSLQLALHKSDHSGIAVENRAQIVDDLFSFAR, from the exons ATGAAGAGATTtagatttcatttttggttCAACGCGAGTTTCATACTGCTCTGTGTAAGCGTTAGTTCGAGTCTCGATTATCGACTGGAACGCGATGTGGTACCTTTATTCTACAATTTGACAATCAGACTTTTGGCTGATGAAGCCAAGCCAAATACTTTTAACGGTGATGTCAGCATAACTTTGCAGGCTGTGAAAACCGATAAAGAAATAAAGGAAATTACACTACATTCAGATGGCCTTGAGATAGAGGAATGCTTATTTTACAACGAGTCTGGTGTCCTGATAAGCACAATTGATGCCAATCAATTGACACTGGACAGAACAACACAGAAATTAAGCGTCCTACTAGAAGAACCATTGTCTTTGAATGAAAATTACACAATTCGATTTAAGTACTCTGGTGAAATAGGTTCCGGAGTGGAGGGATTATTTGCCACAACCTACATTGAGGAAGGCTCTGGAATAACGAAGTCCGTATACCTCACACACATGCAAGCGATAAATGCCCGTTTAGTGTTTCCTTGTTTCGATGAGCCTGCTTTCAAGGCTAAGTTTCAATTGCATATAGAACGACCAAGCGGCTA AATTAGCAACACCAAGCAAATCAGCTCGTCTCTCGAAAG CAACAAACGTTATCTGGATCATTTTGAGGTGACACCTGTAATGTCCACTTATCTGCTGACTTTCATTGTCTCCGAGTATACGGCCAGAGGTAATGAAAGTGACTATGCCGTAGTATCAAGGCCAGAGTTCTATGACAACACAGAGTTTAGCTATAATGTGGGAGAAAGAGTTTTGCCGGTATACGAGGGACTATTCCAACAAACCTACAAAGAACTAGGCAATGAGCTTCTACAACATGCCACAACGCCCAGCTTTCGCCACAATACTATGGAGAACTGGGGTCTTATCATCTACAA AGATGCAGTTCTGGTGCAAAAACCTGGTTACACAGATGGCTGGTCGGATAAAGAATTCACCATTCGCAATATAGTTCACGAGACATCCCATATGTGGTTTGGTGATAGTGTAACCCTATCCTGGTGGAGCCATGTTTGGCTAAATGAAGGATTTGCTCGTTATTATGAGTTCTTTGTGGCGCACGAG CTCTATCCAGAGTATCAACTAGACCAACAGTTCGTCGTGCGCAAGCTTCAACATATATTCCCCTCAGATGCAGTAAATAGTACCCAACCCCTGACAAGTCCGGAAGAAAGCATTCAGACGTCTTCGGACATATACTTTAAGTTTGCGAATATTCCATTCGCCAAGGGGGGCAGCATTGTGCGGATGTGGCGCAATGCCATGGGGCATGACAACTTTGATGCCGCCATCAGAGACTACCTCAAGCAGCA CCATTTGGGCAACACTGAACCTCAGGACTTGTTTTACCATCTCAAACAATATTGGCCAGTAAAATCAGAACTCGTCAATTTGGATCAGTTTTTATACGATTTTACTGAGCAAGTAGGCTTCCCGATGATTGTGGTCAATGCTAGTTTTGAGAATAAGCAAATCAGGGTAGAACAAAATCGGTTTTTACTTAGTCCTGATTTCCAGAATCTCACTCCCATCGGTTACTTTAGCAAAGTCGTTGATGTATATGATATCTGGTTTGATGAAGCCATTGATTGGATCGTCTTCAACTTGAAGCAATCCAACTACTATCGTGTTTTCTATGATGCACCGCTCCTGAACAGCCTTCAGTTGGCATTGCACAAGTCAGACCACAGCGGTATCGCGGTAGAGAATCGAGCTCAGATTGTGGATGATCTTTTTAGTTTCGCCCgttga
- the LOC6651214 gene encoding membrane alanyl aminopeptidase-like isoform X1, translated as MLIKNLFTTSQLPFHKWVHGIEKKIDTDTVVSVDMYSSSRSQVWLRPIFLLLLIGISASADYRLERNVVPTFYNLTLSLLNDADKPTVYVGDVNITLQVVDTTSEIREITLHADTLEIVLCELYNESGDLLETPTDFQANSETQQLRVPLTTILEPSKNYILHFKFNGQIRSDLAGLFSASYVDAEKGTIKWLGVTQMQRLNARLVFPCFDEPSFKAEFQLHIGRPEGYNTISNTKLLSSINESNNRSMDHFEVTPKMSTYLLAFIVSEYTARGNKSEFTVISRPEYYNKTQFSYEVGSKVLPAFNELFQQTYQELGNEILQYASSPRFPHNGMENWGLIIYSDAVLVQEPGYTDGWSNKEFTIRIIAHETSHMWFGDSVTFSWWSYFWLNEAFARYYEYFMAHLLCPEYQLDQQFVVRQLQLIFATDAVNSTQPMTSPEESVQTPAQIANKFSSIAYAKGASIVRMWRNAMGHDNFDAAIRDYLKQHHLGNTEPQDLFYHLKQYWPVKSELVNLDQFLYDFTEQVGFPMIVVNASFENKQIRVEQNRFLLSPGDGSDPNIRYTIPITYTTNLAPDFQNLTPIGYFSKVVDVYDIWFDEAIDWIVFNLKQSNYYRVFYDAPLLNSLQLALHKSDHSGIAVENRAQIVDDLFSFARVGYVDYEEVFQFIEYLSQEVEFIPWYSTYQSLQLVANRLTPDQLPNFAKYLSDITSAVFRKLGASGKNSDSVLDVYNRNQQVAWLCKYQIKSCQEQVLKQFLNNFQKPIPDYRKTFYCAVARTEGYIKILELYREEAYPTEQDLLWRAASCTRNYTGHYQNEILSYSRTLAEKKTAISQMYQQNPDLVTPIFIMLSENITQLSEALGSWAETAQVISDLADYFTTREQHQLLSYFYDENHLLFGTSAETLITALNSVESNLQWAHQRLGRLVNYLSLRNGSSGSQSMVTLYMVLFSTITGLLLKP; from the exons atgctgatcaaaaatCTATTTACCACATCACAATTACCATTTCACaaatgggtgcatggtatagaaaaaaaaatagatactGA TACCGTGGTTTCTGTTGACATGTATAGCAGCAGCCGATCCCAAGTGTGGCTAAGGccaatatttttgttgcttttaataGGCATCTCTGCGAGTGCCGATTACCGGTTAGAGCGGAATGTAGTGCCAACGTTCTACAATCTAACACTTAGTCTGCTAAATGATGCTGATAAGCCAACAGTTTATGTAGGTGACGTCAACATAACACTACAGGTGGTCGATACGACAAGTGAGATTCGAGAAATAACCCTACATGCAGATACCCTAGAAATCGTATTATGCGAACTCTACAATGAGTCGGGTGATCTGTTGGAGACGCCCACAGATTTTCAAGCAAATTCAGAGACTCAACAACTAAGGGTTCCACTGACAACGATTCTAGAGCCCAGCAAAAACTATATATtgcattttaaattcaatGGACAAATAAGAAGTGATTTGGCTGGCTTATTTTCTGCAAGTTATGTGGATGCAGAAAAAGGAACAATAAAATGGCTCGGCGTTACACAAATGCAACGTTTAAACGCCCGTTTGGTTTTCCCCTGTTTCGACGAGCCTTCGTTCAAGGCCGAATTCCAATTACATATTGGCAGACCAGAAGGTTATAATACCATTAGCAATACCAAATTGCTGAGCAGCATAAATGAGAG taACAATCGTTCAATGGATCATTTCGAGGTGACACCTAAAATGTCTACCTATCTGTTGGCTTTTATTGTCTCTGAGTATACGGCTCGCGGTAATAAAAGTGAATTCACTGTAATATCACGGCCAGAGTACTACAATAAGACCCAGTTCAGCTATGAAGTCGGTTCTAAGGTTTTGCCTGCCTTTAATGAACTATTTCAGCAAACCTATCAAGAATTAGGCAACGAGATTCTACAGTATGCTAGTTCACCGCGCTTTCCGCACAATGGCATGGAAAATTGGGGTCTCATAATTTACAG CGATGCTGTTCTAGTACAAGAACCAGGCTATACAGATGGCTGGTCAAATAAGGAATTTACCATTCGTATAATAGCCCACGAAACATCTCATATGTGGTTTGGCGATAGCGTTACATTTTCTTGGTGGAGCTACTTTTGGCTAAATGAAGCTTTTGCACGCTACTATGAATATTTCATGGCTCACTTG ctGTGTCCAGAATATCAATTGGATCAACAGTTTGTTGTGCGACAACTACAACTCATCTTTGCCACGGATGCAGTGAATAGTACTCAACCAATGACTAGTCCGGAAGAGAGTGTCCAAACACCAGCACAAATTGCCAACAAATTCAGTAGCATTGCCTATGCCAAAGGAGCTAGTATTGTGCGGATGTGGCGCAATGCCATGGGGCATGACAACTTTGATGCCGCCATCAGAGACTACCTCAAGCAGCA CCATTTGGGCAACACTGAACCTCAGGACTTGTTTTACCATCTCAAACAATATTGGCCAGTAAAATCAGAACTCGTCAATTTGGATCAGTTTTTATACGATTTTACTGAGCAAGTAGGCTTCCCGATGATTGTGGTCAATGCTAGTTTTGAGAATAAGCAAATCAGGGTAGAGCAAAATCGGTTTTTACTTAGTCCTGGTGATGGCAGCGATCCCAATATCCGATACACTATTCCCATTACGTACACCACGAATCTGGCACCTGATTTCCAGAATCTCACTCCCATCGGTTACTTTAGCAAAGTCGTTGATGTATATGATATCTGGTTTGATGAAGCCATTGATTGGATAGTCTTCAACTTGAAGCAATCCAACTACTATCGTGTTTTCTATGATGCACCGCTCCTGAACAGCCTTCAGTTGGCATTGCACAAGTCAGACCACAGCGGTATCGCGGTAGAGAATCGAGCTCAGATTGTGGATGATCTTTTTAGTTTCGCCCGTGTTGGATATGTTGACTATGAAGAGGTGTTTCAGTTTATTGAATATTTGAGCCAGGAAGTCGAATTTATTCCTTGGTATTCCACATACCAATCCCTTCAATTGGTGGCAAATCGTCTAACACCAGATCAACTGCCCAACTTTGCCAAATATCTGAGTGATATAACTTCAGCGGTGTTTAGAAAATTGGGAGCTTCTGGTAAGAACAGCGATTCTGTCCTCGATGTCTACAATCGGAACCAACAAGTGGCATGGCTTTGCAAATATCAGATTAAATCTTGCCAGGAACAAGTGCTAAAACAGTTCCTTAACAACTTCCAGAAACCGATTCCCGATTATCGTAAGACTTTTTACTGTGCAGTTGCCAGAACTGAAGGTTATATTAAGATTTTGGAGCTATATAGGGAGGAAGCTTATCCCACGGAACAGGATCTTCTTTGGCGTGCTGCCAGCTGCACCCGTAACTACACTGGACACTATCAGAATGAGATTTTGAGCTATAGTAGGACTCTGGCCGAGAAGAAAACAGCTATATCCCAAATGTATCAACAAAATCCAGACCTAGTTACTCCCATTTTCATCATGCTAAGCGAGAATATTACACAGTTGAGTGAAGC CCTTGGTAGCTGGGCGGAAACCGCCCAAGTGATAAGCGATTTGGCGGATTACTTCACCACCCGCGAACAACACCAATTGCTGTCCTATTTCTATGACGAGAATCACCTGCTCTTTGGCACCTCGGCAGAGACGCTAATCACAGCTCTAAACTCGGTTGAAAGCAACTTGCAGTGGGCCCACCAGCGTTTGGGTCGGCTTGTGAATTATCTTAGCCTAAGGAATGGCAGTAGTGGCAGCCAATCAATGGTTACACTGTACATGGTTTTGTTTTCGACAATAACTGGGCTTTTACTTAAGCCTTAA
- the LOC6651214 gene encoding membrane alanyl aminopeptidase-like isoform X2, whose translation MVEYINMDRIAKSTVVSVDMYSSSRSQVWLRPIFLLLLIGISASADYRLERNVVPTFYNLTLSLLNDADKPTVYVGDVNITLQVVDTTSEIREITLHADTLEIVLCELYNESGDLLETPTDFQANSETQQLRVPLTTILEPSKNYILHFKFNGQIRSDLAGLFSASYVDAEKGTIKWLGVTQMQRLNARLVFPCFDEPSFKAEFQLHIGRPEGYNTISNTKLLSSINESNNRSMDHFEVTPKMSTYLLAFIVSEYTARGNKSEFTVISRPEYYNKTQFSYEVGSKVLPAFNELFQQTYQELGNEILQYASSPRFPHNGMENWGLIIYSDAVLVQEPGYTDGWSNKEFTIRIIAHETSHMWFGDSVTFSWWSYFWLNEAFARYYEYFMAHLLCPEYQLDQQFVVRQLQLIFATDAVNSTQPMTSPEESVQTPAQIANKFSSIAYAKGASIVRMWRNAMGHDNFDAAIRDYLKQHHLGNTEPQDLFYHLKQYWPVKSELVNLDQFLYDFTEQVGFPMIVVNASFENKQIRVEQNRFLLSPGDGSDPNIRYTIPITYTTNLAPDFQNLTPIGYFSKVVDVYDIWFDEAIDWIVFNLKQSNYYRVFYDAPLLNSLQLALHKSDHSGIAVENRAQIVDDLFSFARVGYVDYEEVFQFIEYLSQEVEFIPWYSTYQSLQLVANRLTPDQLPNFAKYLSDITSAVFRKLGASGKNSDSVLDVYNRNQQVAWLCKYQIKSCQEQVLKQFLNNFQKPIPDYRKTFYCAVARTEGYIKILELYREEAYPTEQDLLWRAASCTRNYTGHYQNEILSYSRTLAEKKTAISQMYQQNPDLVTPIFIMLSENITQLSEALGSWAETAQVISDLADYFTTREQHQLLSYFYDENHLLFGTSAETLITALNSVESNLQWAHQRLGRLVNYLSLRNGSSGSQSMVTLYMVLFSTITGLLLKP comes from the exons atggtagaatatataaatatggatAGAATCGCCAAAag TACCGTGGTTTCTGTTGACATGTATAGCAGCAGCCGATCCCAAGTGTGGCTAAGGccaatatttttgttgcttttaataGGCATCTCTGCGAGTGCCGATTACCGGTTAGAGCGGAATGTAGTGCCAACGTTCTACAATCTAACACTTAGTCTGCTAAATGATGCTGATAAGCCAACAGTTTATGTAGGTGACGTCAACATAACACTACAGGTGGTCGATACGACAAGTGAGATTCGAGAAATAACCCTACATGCAGATACCCTAGAAATCGTATTATGCGAACTCTACAATGAGTCGGGTGATCTGTTGGAGACGCCCACAGATTTTCAAGCAAATTCAGAGACTCAACAACTAAGGGTTCCACTGACAACGATTCTAGAGCCCAGCAAAAACTATATATtgcattttaaattcaatGGACAAATAAGAAGTGATTTGGCTGGCTTATTTTCTGCAAGTTATGTGGATGCAGAAAAAGGAACAATAAAATGGCTCGGCGTTACACAAATGCAACGTTTAAACGCCCGTTTGGTTTTCCCCTGTTTCGACGAGCCTTCGTTCAAGGCCGAATTCCAATTACATATTGGCAGACCAGAAGGTTATAATACCATTAGCAATACCAAATTGCTGAGCAGCATAAATGAGAG taACAATCGTTCAATGGATCATTTCGAGGTGACACCTAAAATGTCTACCTATCTGTTGGCTTTTATTGTCTCTGAGTATACGGCTCGCGGTAATAAAAGTGAATTCACTGTAATATCACGGCCAGAGTACTACAATAAGACCCAGTTCAGCTATGAAGTCGGTTCTAAGGTTTTGCCTGCCTTTAATGAACTATTTCAGCAAACCTATCAAGAATTAGGCAACGAGATTCTACAGTATGCTAGTTCACCGCGCTTTCCGCACAATGGCATGGAAAATTGGGGTCTCATAATTTACAG CGATGCTGTTCTAGTACAAGAACCAGGCTATACAGATGGCTGGTCAAATAAGGAATTTACCATTCGTATAATAGCCCACGAAACATCTCATATGTGGTTTGGCGATAGCGTTACATTTTCTTGGTGGAGCTACTTTTGGCTAAATGAAGCTTTTGCACGCTACTATGAATATTTCATGGCTCACTTG ctGTGTCCAGAATATCAATTGGATCAACAGTTTGTTGTGCGACAACTACAACTCATCTTTGCCACGGATGCAGTGAATAGTACTCAACCAATGACTAGTCCGGAAGAGAGTGTCCAAACACCAGCACAAATTGCCAACAAATTCAGTAGCATTGCCTATGCCAAAGGAGCTAGTATTGTGCGGATGTGGCGCAATGCCATGGGGCATGACAACTTTGATGCCGCCATCAGAGACTACCTCAAGCAGCA CCATTTGGGCAACACTGAACCTCAGGACTTGTTTTACCATCTCAAACAATATTGGCCAGTAAAATCAGAACTCGTCAATTTGGATCAGTTTTTATACGATTTTACTGAGCAAGTAGGCTTCCCGATGATTGTGGTCAATGCTAGTTTTGAGAATAAGCAAATCAGGGTAGAGCAAAATCGGTTTTTACTTAGTCCTGGTGATGGCAGCGATCCCAATATCCGATACACTATTCCCATTACGTACACCACGAATCTGGCACCTGATTTCCAGAATCTCACTCCCATCGGTTACTTTAGCAAAGTCGTTGATGTATATGATATCTGGTTTGATGAAGCCATTGATTGGATAGTCTTCAACTTGAAGCAATCCAACTACTATCGTGTTTTCTATGATGCACCGCTCCTGAACAGCCTTCAGTTGGCATTGCACAAGTCAGACCACAGCGGTATCGCGGTAGAGAATCGAGCTCAGATTGTGGATGATCTTTTTAGTTTCGCCCGTGTTGGATATGTTGACTATGAAGAGGTGTTTCAGTTTATTGAATATTTGAGCCAGGAAGTCGAATTTATTCCTTGGTATTCCACATACCAATCCCTTCAATTGGTGGCAAATCGTCTAACACCAGATCAACTGCCCAACTTTGCCAAATATCTGAGTGATATAACTTCAGCGGTGTTTAGAAAATTGGGAGCTTCTGGTAAGAACAGCGATTCTGTCCTCGATGTCTACAATCGGAACCAACAAGTGGCATGGCTTTGCAAATATCAGATTAAATCTTGCCAGGAACAAGTGCTAAAACAGTTCCTTAACAACTTCCAGAAACCGATTCCCGATTATCGTAAGACTTTTTACTGTGCAGTTGCCAGAACTGAAGGTTATATTAAGATTTTGGAGCTATATAGGGAGGAAGCTTATCCCACGGAACAGGATCTTCTTTGGCGTGCTGCCAGCTGCACCCGTAACTACACTGGACACTATCAGAATGAGATTTTGAGCTATAGTAGGACTCTGGCCGAGAAGAAAACAGCTATATCCCAAATGTATCAACAAAATCCAGACCTAGTTACTCCCATTTTCATCATGCTAAGCGAGAATATTACACAGTTGAGTGAAGC CCTTGGTAGCTGGGCGGAAACCGCCCAAGTGATAAGCGATTTGGCGGATTACTTCACCACCCGCGAACAACACCAATTGCTGTCCTATTTCTATGACGAGAATCACCTGCTCTTTGGCACCTCGGCAGAGACGCTAATCACAGCTCTAAACTCGGTTGAAAGCAACTTGCAGTGGGCCCACCAGCGTTTGGGTCGGCTTGTGAATTATCTTAGCCTAAGGAATGGCAGTAGTGGCAGCCAATCAATGGTTACACTGTACATGGTTTTGTTTTCGACAATAACTGGGCTTTTACTTAAGCCTTAA